One Thalassospira marina DNA window includes the following coding sequences:
- a CDS encoding VIT1/CCC1 transporter family protein has translation MKEKHLVERVGWLRAAIMGANDGIVSIASLVVGVAAANPARGDVLLAGIAGLMAGAMSMAAGEYVSVSSQADTEKADLARERHEHEIDPEGELIELAGIYQSRGLEAKLAMDVARQMMAKDGIAAHARDELGLSPVNIAQPLQAAATSALMFALGAALPLLAVLWAPVNAMIPAVGAAALLALAILGGFGAHIGGAPKVRAITRVVFWGVVAMVATALIGRLVGAVV, from the coding sequence AATCATGGGGGCCAATGATGGCATCGTTTCAATCGCCAGTCTGGTGGTGGGGGTTGCGGCCGCCAACCCTGCGCGGGGCGATGTGCTGCTGGCGGGTATTGCCGGGTTGATGGCCGGTGCCATGTCGATGGCAGCGGGGGAATATGTATCGGTCAGTTCGCAGGCCGATACCGAAAAGGCCGATCTGGCCCGTGAACGCCATGAACACGAAATTGACCCGGAAGGTGAGCTGATCGAACTTGCGGGCATTTATCAAAGCCGGGGCCTTGAAGCGAAACTTGCCATGGATGTTGCCCGGCAGATGATGGCAAAGGACGGCATTGCTGCCCATGCCCGCGATGAACTGGGCTTGTCGCCCGTCAATATCGCACAGCCCCTGCAGGCGGCGGCGACTTCGGCACTGATGTTTGCATTGGGGGCGGCGTTGCCGCTGTTGGCCGTTTTATGGGCGCCGGTAAATGCCATGATCCCGGCTGTTGGGGCGGCTGCATTGCTGGCACTGGCGATTTTGGGGGGCTTTGGTGCCCATATTGGCGGGGCGCCCAAGGTACGCGCCATCACCCGCGTGGTGTTTTGGGGTGTTGTGGCGATGGTGGCCACTGCCCTGATTGGCCGGCTGGTGGGGGCGGTTGTTTAA
- a CDS encoding VOC family protein — MPLAATPLLSVASLKQSIAFYRCLGFRVVAQTVDETSEEPVWAMLESASEKTGNNDGNAQPETPEPVRLMLAAHGGVSHEERKMRPSFSGMVWFLECDDLRTLYDALAGQGYGPEPIMAIDDAKGQFFVRDPDGYEIAINGQDSRDWAD; from the coding sequence ATGCCCCTTGCCGCGACCCCGTTATTAAGCGTTGCCAGTTTAAAACAAAGCATCGCCTTTTATCGCTGCCTTGGTTTCAGGGTGGTGGCACAAACCGTCGATGAAACCAGCGAAGAGCCGGTTTGGGCGATGCTGGAAAGTGCCAGCGAAAAGACAGGGAATAATGATGGCAACGCACAGCCAGAAACGCCTGAACCCGTTCGCCTGATGCTGGCCGCCCATGGGGGCGTATCGCACGAAGAACGCAAAATGCGCCCGTCTTTTAGTGGCATGGTGTGGTTTCTGGAATGCGATGATTTGCGCACCCTTTATGATGCGCTGGCCGGGCAGGGATATGGACCAGAGCCGATAATGGCGATTGATGACGCCAAAGGGCAGTTTTTCGTACGCGACCCGGATGGTTATGAAATTGCGATAAACGGCCAAGATAGCCGGGATTGGGCGGATTAG